The following are from one region of the Rosistilla carotiformis genome:
- a CDS encoding Ig-like domain-containing protein, whose protein sequence is MFLSLLDRFRRTLPVGIVAVCVASVAEPTDANEFFPRFSVENLVQRDSHSTVTIGPDGHLYTTTTNSGGRDLRDNGEGKMVKEHLGEVWRYQLDPATGRVVGEERLLMLPGPVNGFVFDPSATAENLVFYITVLNDRGHMNRIRVKPVGAADPVIENTIVLDFLGRGGNHGMNNLVFTPSGKMYANQGGRTFWGTTEDNQSAAVLEIDFQHPDFAKGAVSPRDYTLEQMQGGDAPIQLVATGLRNPHGIVQHSNGEYYVTIHDPPRGPLLVGGPIKEEVVSDGPPDLVARLKRGAYYGHANPLRKEWVSYGGNPTAEVDPFEIPEYPVGTMPLPNFDLSLMIGTRRNHCISGIDEYLNGDLVAGYLYAQGAEGVNLAGIERFVLDENGNFTGFHEFLKGEDNQPIVFQGVMDLFVTEQGWIYVANFGRRRGDGGIKGGIELLKPIGGNIPPSVVIKTPENRSVYGADATVDFHIEAHDYDGQVSEVVLLVNGKSQKCVHSKTDDSLWGVRWKQPPRGRYEVQARVTDNDGKSVTTQPLFLQVDADAHPPVITEMPTTVAFVGADYRSTVRADSQADVRYALRDAPEGMKIDRKSGEVWWRPNRPGTYTARVIVDNGTHPAAERKLQIDALAARPADYPPGATKGLVTGIEYATASEDRSVQSGTVSSFELVPPSNAGMVFTGFLEVDEPGVYEFATTQPGSTTFTIGTSQVFSGPSSPAGLIPLEPGKHAFTLRIDRGAGSVPCALEMRSPHAASRSPLPTSALFRHAKAYGIDRYHGSEPYLQMPRSERDFLPQKLSETGAFADVRSMTLADGAIPYDVNSPLWSDGAFKQRWVFVPAGMTIDFDPSEPWTFPAGTVFVKHFALGDERKRIETRLTVVKEDQTIYGATYRWNDSNDDADLVTTGVEEEVRLADGSRQPWFYPGPEDCMTCHTHASGYVLGPNTRQLNRDFLYATTGKSDNQLRSLAHVGLFTAPPKEDAIDELDRLYPLDDETVPLDRRVRSYLASNCSQCHTTGGVNANWFADYAAELSDLGVLDAKPLNHMGLSNVKLIAPGKPDRSVMLLRVTSDKRGYRMPPVGRLKTDEKAVEALTQWIAQLHAKEEEK, encoded by the coding sequence ATGTTTTTATCTCTTCTCGATCGCTTTCGGCGAACCCTTCCCGTCGGAATCGTTGCGGTGTGTGTCGCGTCTGTGGCGGAACCGACCGACGCAAACGAATTCTTCCCACGTTTTTCGGTCGAAAATCTCGTCCAACGCGACAGTCACAGTACGGTGACGATCGGCCCCGATGGCCATCTCTACACCACGACAACCAATTCGGGCGGACGCGATTTGCGGGACAATGGCGAAGGGAAAATGGTCAAGGAGCACCTGGGCGAGGTCTGGCGTTACCAGCTGGATCCGGCAACGGGGCGCGTTGTCGGTGAAGAACGTCTGTTGATGCTCCCCGGCCCGGTCAACGGCTTCGTCTTTGATCCCTCGGCGACAGCGGAGAACCTCGTCTTCTACATCACCGTCCTCAACGACCGCGGGCACATGAATCGCATTCGCGTCAAGCCGGTCGGAGCTGCCGACCCGGTAATCGAGAACACGATCGTGTTGGACTTCTTAGGTCGTGGTGGCAATCATGGGATGAACAATCTCGTCTTCACCCCGTCGGGAAAAATGTACGCCAACCAAGGCGGACGGACTTTCTGGGGAACGACCGAAGACAATCAGAGCGCAGCCGTTCTGGAGATCGATTTCCAACATCCCGACTTTGCCAAGGGAGCGGTCTCGCCGCGCGACTACACGCTGGAACAAATGCAGGGAGGCGACGCGCCGATTCAATTGGTCGCCACCGGACTTCGCAACCCGCACGGGATCGTCCAACATTCCAACGGGGAATATTATGTCACCATCCACGATCCACCTCGAGGGCCGTTGCTGGTCGGTGGTCCGATCAAAGAAGAGGTTGTCTCCGATGGGCCGCCTGATTTGGTTGCTCGTCTAAAACGAGGAGCCTATTACGGCCATGCGAATCCGCTTCGCAAGGAATGGGTTTCTTACGGCGGCAACCCGACGGCGGAGGTCGATCCATTCGAGATCCCCGAATATCCGGTCGGCACGATGCCGCTGCCGAACTTCGATCTCAGCCTGATGATCGGAACGCGGCGGAATCATTGCATCAGCGGAATCGATGAATACCTCAACGGCGATCTGGTCGCCGGATACCTGTACGCCCAGGGCGCCGAAGGAGTCAACCTGGCGGGGATCGAGCGTTTTGTGTTGGATGAGAATGGAAACTTCACCGGGTTCCACGAGTTTCTTAAAGGCGAAGACAACCAGCCGATCGTCTTCCAAGGGGTGATGGATCTGTTTGTCACCGAACAGGGCTGGATCTACGTCGCCAATTTTGGCCGTCGCCGCGGTGATGGAGGAATCAAGGGAGGCATCGAGTTGCTCAAGCCGATCGGTGGTAACATTCCTCCTTCGGTTGTGATCAAGACGCCTGAAAATCGGTCGGTCTATGGCGCCGACGCAACGGTCGACTTCCACATTGAAGCCCATGATTACGACGGGCAGGTTTCGGAAGTGGTTCTCTTGGTCAATGGAAAGTCACAAAAATGTGTCCACTCTAAAACGGATGATTCCCTGTGGGGCGTCCGCTGGAAACAGCCACCACGCGGCCGATACGAGGTACAAGCGCGTGTCACCGACAACGACGGCAAATCGGTAACGACGCAGCCGCTGTTTCTGCAGGTCGACGCAGACGCGCATCCTCCGGTGATCACCGAGATGCCGACGACCGTTGCCTTTGTTGGGGCCGACTATCGATCGACAGTCCGGGCGGATAGCCAGGCGGATGTTCGCTACGCCTTGCGGGACGCTCCCGAGGGAATGAAGATCGATCGCAAGTCGGGAGAGGTCTGGTGGCGTCCCAACCGTCCCGGTACCTACACCGCCCGCGTGATCGTCGATAATGGCACTCATCCGGCGGCCGAACGCAAGCTGCAGATCGACGCGCTCGCCGCGCGGCCTGCCGATTATCCACCCGGTGCGACCAAGGGTTTGGTAACCGGCATCGAATACGCGACCGCATCGGAAGATCGTTCGGTGCAATCGGGGACTGTGTCGAGTTTCGAATTGGTTCCGCCATCCAACGCGGGGATGGTCTTCACCGGCTTCCTGGAGGTCGACGAGCCAGGTGTTTATGAATTCGCAACAACCCAGCCGGGCTCAACGACATTCACGATCGGAACGTCGCAGGTGTTCAGCGGTCCGAGTTCGCCAGCTGGTTTGATTCCGCTGGAACCGGGAAAACATGCGTTTACGCTGCGGATCGATCGCGGTGCCGGATCGGTCCCATGCGCGCTGGAGATGCGCAGTCCGCATGCCGCGTCCCGTTCACCGCTGCCGACGTCGGCGCTGTTTCGTCATGCGAAGGCATACGGAATCGATCGCTATCACGGATCGGAACCCTACCTGCAGATGCCGCGCAGCGAACGCGATTTCCTTCCGCAGAAGCTCTCCGAAACGGGAGCCTTTGCCGACGTCCGCTCGATGACGTTGGCCGACGGAGCGATTCCGTACGACGTGAATTCGCCGTTGTGGTCCGACGGAGCGTTTAAGCAACGCTGGGTCTTTGTTCCCGCGGGGATGACGATCGATTTCGATCCCAGCGAACCATGGACCTTCCCGGCCGGAACGGTCTTTGTAAAGCACTTTGCCCTGGGCGACGAACGCAAACGGATCGAGACGCGGCTGACGGTCGTCAAAGAAGATCAAACGATCTACGGTGCGACCTACCGTTGGAACGATTCGAACGACGATGCCGACCTGGTAACGACCGGTGTTGAGGAGGAGGTGCGGTTAGCCGATGGCAGCCGACAGCCTTGGTTCTATCCCGGCCCCGAGGATTGCATGACGTGTCATACGCATGCGTCGGGGTATGTGCTTGGACCTAACACGCGACAGCTCAACCGCGATTTCCTTTACGCCACGACGGGTAAATCGGATAACCAGTTGCGTTCGCTAGCCCACGTCGGCTTGTTCACCGCGCCGCCAAAGGAGGATGCGATCGACGAACTCGATCGACTGTACCCGTTGGATGATGAAACGGTCCCGTTGGACCGGCGGGTTCGTTCTTATCTGGCCAGCAATTGCAGCCAGTGCCACACGACCGGCGGCGTTAATGCAAACTGGTTCGCCGACTACGCTGCCGAACTCTCCGATCTGGGCGTGTTGGATGCCAAGCCGCTCAATCACATGGGACTCTCCAACGTGAAACTGATCGCCCCGGGGAAACCGGACCGATCGGTGATGCTGTTGCGAGTGACGTCGGACAAACGCGGATATCGTATGCCGCCGGTGGGACGTTTGAAAACCGATGAGAAAGCGGTCGAAGCGCTCACGCAGTGGATCGCCCAACTGCACGCCAAGGAAGAGGAGAAGTGA
- a CDS encoding sugar phosphate isomerase/epimerase family protein: MIAPARFAATLTLCLLSLPATAWAQPHATASGDAVALYGPDNLTAWLVMFTDSVKRTPAERAEMVANFGFKKVGFEAFKKYLPILEEQMEEYAKRDIEVTSVYLVVETDKPSEEEQVKQILDVLKRRGETPQIWAMFSRNSFKEVSGEERNQRLIAAFSDLAQCVDQSGCQLALYNYGSWFGKLDVQLAIIDGVRDQTGIKIGTVFNFHRGHQHMRDFPQALQRMMPHLFAVNLNGMNWKDADYDGGGARIMPLGSGDHELTMMRQLADSGYRGPIGIIDHRSGVDAEVALQENLTGLEKLREELKSPAAE; the protein is encoded by the coding sequence ATGATCGCCCCCGCTCGGTTCGCGGCAACGCTGACCCTTTGTCTGTTATCTCTTCCCGCAACCGCGTGGGCTCAGCCTCATGCCACGGCATCCGGCGACGCGGTCGCATTGTATGGCCCGGATAATTTGACAGCTTGGCTGGTCATGTTCACCGATTCGGTCAAACGGACGCCGGCCGAACGGGCTGAGATGGTGGCGAACTTCGGATTCAAAAAGGTGGGCTTTGAAGCGTTCAAGAAATACCTTCCGATCTTGGAAGAGCAGATGGAGGAATATGCCAAACGCGATATCGAGGTGACGTCGGTTTATCTTGTTGTCGAAACCGACAAGCCGTCCGAAGAGGAGCAGGTGAAGCAGATCCTCGACGTTTTGAAACGGCGAGGCGAGACGCCGCAGATCTGGGCGATGTTCTCTCGCAACTCGTTCAAAGAGGTCTCGGGGGAAGAGCGGAACCAGCGTTTGATCGCTGCCTTTTCCGACCTCGCCCAATGCGTCGACCAATCGGGCTGCCAATTGGCCCTCTACAACTACGGCTCGTGGTTCGGAAAGCTCGACGTCCAACTGGCGATCATCGATGGCGTGCGAGACCAGACGGGGATCAAGATCGGAACCGTCTTCAACTTCCATCGCGGCCATCAGCACATGCGCGACTTTCCGCAAGCGCTGCAGCGGATGATGCCTCATCTGTTTGCGGTCAATCTAAACGGCATGAACTGGAAGGATGCCGACTACGACGGCGGCGGTGCCCGAATCATGCCGCTGGGCAGTGGCGACCACGAACTGACAATGATGCGTCAGCTTGCCGATTCGGGCTATCGTGGCCCCATCGGAATCATCGATCATCGCAGCGGTGTCGATGCCGAGGTCGCCCTTCAGGAAAACCTCACCGGCCTTGAAAAACTGCGCGAAGAACTGAAGTCTCCTGCTGCGGAATAG
- a CDS encoding alpha/beta hydrolase family protein gives MSSPNPRRHFLQSSAAGALGALIAQQWWASGAMGQSEPAAMTPLNRFPRMMQEYYVDRMREFHDKRVARLDAIETQADAQAYVKSCQTRVRECFGPRPEKTPLNPQITGVVQRDGYRIENLIFESRPGFLVTANLYIPTNVEGPRPAVVGTCGHSHNGKAEEAYQSFSQGLAKKGYVCLIYDPIGQGERLQYVDEHLKSHVGVGVREHLLAGNQQFLTGESFSMWRAWDGIRAFDYLLTRPEVDPAQIGVTGNSGGGTMTTLLAGVDQRWAMAAPSCYVTSFVRNLENELPTDTEQCPPNALALGLDHEDFLAALAPKPVIILAKEQDFFDVRGAEQAYERLKRLYSKLGKEENIGLFVGPTRHGFTLENREAMYGWFNRATGSDGDPAEPEMTIEDDKTLWCTPDGQVSELGSKTVQQFTREAAAKLAESRGEIGAKPLKKMVHDWLGDRKPLDAPHYRVLRNRRDRKYPRKYVAAYVIETEPRVQALVYRIDNDWHFSRPPKDKRQAILYVSHHSSDAELRENELLGKAIAENPDTPVFTVDLRGMGESQPDTADVNSYLSAYGSDYMYAIHGVMFRDEYPRQRTFDLLTVLNWLQSFGHDGVHLIGNGWGAIPATFAAVLSPVVKQVTLQHSLKSYTDLASAETYKWPLSSMVPGILQRFDLPDCYRFLESKQLKQIDPWGPNFNEPHEEPS, from the coding sequence ATGTCCTCCCCGAATCCACGTCGTCATTTTTTACAATCATCGGCTGCCGGAGCGCTGGGAGCGTTGATCGCCCAACAGTGGTGGGCCAGCGGAGCCATGGGGCAATCCGAACCGGCGGCGATGACGCCGCTGAATCGTTTCCCGCGGATGATGCAGGAATATTACGTCGACCGGATGCGGGAATTTCATGACAAGCGAGTTGCCCGGCTCGATGCCATCGAAACACAAGCCGATGCTCAGGCGTATGTGAAGTCGTGCCAAACGCGGGTGCGAGAATGCTTCGGACCGCGGCCCGAGAAGACGCCGCTGAATCCACAAATCACAGGCGTCGTTCAACGCGATGGTTATCGGATCGAGAATCTGATCTTCGAGAGTCGCCCCGGTTTTTTGGTGACTGCCAATCTCTATATCCCAACGAATGTCGAAGGTCCACGCCCGGCGGTCGTCGGCACCTGCGGTCACTCTCACAACGGCAAAGCCGAAGAAGCGTATCAGTCGTTCTCGCAGGGACTCGCTAAAAAAGGTTATGTCTGCCTGATCTACGATCCGATCGGTCAAGGCGAACGTTTGCAGTATGTCGATGAACACCTGAAGTCGCACGTCGGCGTCGGCGTTCGCGAGCATCTGTTGGCTGGGAATCAGCAGTTCCTAACGGGCGAGTCGTTCAGTATGTGGAGAGCCTGGGATGGCATCCGAGCCTTCGATTATCTACTCACCCGCCCCGAGGTCGATCCTGCACAGATCGGCGTGACAGGCAATTCGGGCGGCGGAACGATGACCACGCTGTTGGCCGGAGTCGACCAGCGGTGGGCGATGGCCGCTCCCTCCTGTTACGTGACGTCGTTCGTTCGGAACCTGGAGAACGAGTTGCCGACGGACACCGAACAATGTCCTCCCAATGCACTCGCTCTGGGCCTGGATCACGAAGACTTTTTGGCCGCACTGGCGCCTAAACCGGTCATCATCCTGGCCAAGGAGCAGGACTTCTTCGATGTCCGCGGTGCCGAACAAGCTTACGAGCGACTCAAACGACTCTACAGCAAGCTTGGGAAAGAGGAGAACATCGGTCTGTTCGTGGGGCCGACGCGTCACGGTTTCACTCTAGAGAATCGCGAGGCGATGTACGGTTGGTTCAATCGCGCCACCGGCAGCGATGGCGATCCGGCAGAGCCCGAGATGACGATCGAAGACGATAAAACCTTGTGGTGCACTCCCGACGGCCAGGTCAGCGAGTTGGGTTCGAAGACGGTCCAACAGTTCACGCGCGAAGCGGCTGCTAAACTGGCGGAGAGTCGAGGTGAGATCGGCGCAAAGCCGCTGAAGAAGATGGTCCACGATTGGTTGGGGGATCGGAAACCGCTGGACGCTCCGCACTATCGGGTCTTGCGAAATCGCCGCGACCGCAAATATCCTCGCAAGTACGTTGCCGCGTATGTGATCGAGACCGAACCACGCGTGCAAGCGTTGGTCTATCGAATCGACAACGACTGGCACTTCTCGCGACCGCCCAAGGATAAGCGTCAGGCGATCCTGTATGTGTCGCATCACTCGTCCGATGCGGAGCTACGCGAAAACGAACTGCTTGGTAAAGCGATCGCCGAAAATCCCGACACGCCCGTCTTCACGGTCGACCTGCGCGGCATGGGGGAATCGCAACCCGATACCGCCGACGTCAATTCCTATCTGTCCGCGTACGGTTCCGATTACATGTATGCGATTCACGGAGTGATGTTCCGCGACGAATACCCGCGGCAACGGACGTTCGATCTTCTGACGGTCCTCAACTGGCTGCAGTCGTTCGGTCACGACGGAGTCCATTTGATCGGGAATGGTTGGGGAGCGATCCCGGCGACGTTTGCGGCGGTGTTGTCGCCGGTTGTGAAACAGGTCACGCTACAGCACTCCCTCAAGTCGTATACCGACCTTGCATCGGCGGAGACTTACAAGTGGCCGCTCTCGTCGATGGTCCCCGGGATCTTGCAGCGGTTCGACCTGCCCGACTGCTACCGCTTCCTGGAATCGAAACAGCTGAAGCAGATCGATCCCTGGGGCCCCAATTTCAACGAACCGCACGAAGAACCAAGCTGA
- a CDS encoding META domain-containing protein, translated as MRVSSLVVVALLASLSAATAKAQPGSSPHVDPLPSWNETARKQAVIDFVNRVTDRDGDDYVPPAQRIAVFDNDGTLWPEAPLPFQVEFVFEELKRRAPQEPKLAADPMVQAALAGDVKKLLAGKHYDGLMRILALTHTGITTDEFNARVETWRETTRHPRFQKAYTDLTYQPMQELLKYLRDNGFETFIVSGGGADFMRVWSEAVYGIPPQNVVGSTALTKFEFRDGKPVLIKTMDQAFVDDKDGKPVGIHQFIGRRPIACFGNSDGDQAMLEYTTIGNPLPSFGMLVHHTDAEREYAYDAHPPASGTLVTALAAAPANGWNVVDMKTDWKQIWGTDTMEAANKVSDLLVGNWLAEDIENRGVVDRAHTTLEIADDGTASGNTSVNRYSGKAKISGDKIELGRLVMTRRAGPQSLMDQETRFMAALAKVTRYRIGDDGLLYLIDAEGNEIVRFSKIED; from the coding sequence ATGAGAGTCTCATCACTCGTCGTCGTCGCGCTGCTTGCGTCGTTGTCAGCCGCGACAGCAAAAGCACAACCGGGATCCAGTCCTCACGTCGATCCATTGCCTTCGTGGAATGAAACCGCTCGAAAACAAGCGGTGATCGATTTTGTAAACCGCGTGACCGATCGCGATGGCGACGACTATGTCCCGCCGGCTCAGCGGATCGCTGTCTTCGATAACGATGGCACGCTGTGGCCCGAAGCGCCGCTTCCCTTTCAAGTTGAATTTGTGTTCGAAGAACTCAAACGCCGTGCGCCGCAAGAACCCAAATTGGCAGCGGATCCGATGGTGCAAGCCGCGTTGGCGGGCGATGTGAAGAAGCTGCTGGCGGGCAAGCACTACGATGGCTTGATGCGAATCCTGGCGCTGACTCACACCGGCATCACGACCGACGAGTTTAATGCGCGCGTCGAAACCTGGCGGGAAACGACACGACATCCACGCTTCCAAAAAGCGTACACCGATCTCACCTATCAACCAATGCAGGAGCTGCTGAAGTATCTCCGCGACAATGGTTTCGAGACGTTCATCGTCTCCGGCGGTGGAGCCGATTTCATGCGGGTCTGGTCCGAAGCTGTCTACGGGATTCCGCCGCAGAATGTCGTCGGATCGACAGCGTTAACGAAGTTCGAATTTCGCGACGGCAAACCTGTCTTAATCAAGACGATGGACCAGGCGTTTGTCGACGACAAGGATGGCAAACCGGTCGGGATTCATCAGTTCATCGGTCGGCGGCCGATCGCCTGTTTTGGCAACAGCGATGGCGATCAAGCGATGCTCGAATACACGACGATCGGCAACCCGTTGCCAAGTTTCGGGATGCTGGTTCATCACACCGATGCCGAACGCGAGTACGCTTACGACGCGCATCCGCCCGCCAGCGGCACGCTGGTTACCGCGCTCGCAGCGGCACCGGCCAACGGTTGGAACGTGGTTGATATGAAGACCGATTGGAAACAGATTTGGGGAACCGACACGATGGAAGCGGCAAATAAGGTTTCGGATTTGTTGGTCGGCAACTGGTTGGCCGAGGATATCGAGAACCGAGGGGTCGTCGACCGGGCGCATACGACGCTGGAAATCGCCGACGACGGTACCGCATCGGGCAACACCTCGGTCAACCGCTACTCGGGCAAAGCGAAGATCAGCGGAGATAAGATCGAACTGGGGCGGTTGGTCATGACACGCCGCGCCGGTCCGCAATCGCTGATGGATCAAGAGACGCGGTTCATGGCGGCATTGGCCAAAGTGACCCGCTACCGAATCGGCGACGACGGGCTGTTGTACCTGATCGACGCCGAGGGAAATGAGATCGTGCGGTTTTCAAAAATCGAAGATTAA
- a CDS encoding serine/threonine-protein kinase, giving the protein MSSEIALNEQQYAKVKDVFSQAIATPESQWSGIVAALAAEDPIVAEEVRSLLRHHRDVTVLDSQPQESTHPTPPTAIMPGDAVRRAIDFVDPEVPVDTFLVQREIWEENRQILRRRLIVIAIVMSLFIAVSMIRLMTYHYAAVGYGARGVALLVSLGAAWVLHRDHKLSLRRLRIIELIVMANVGVLASVIYLRMLLDAAIRQDVVMFVSINNWHFFAWALLILIYGIFMPNNWQRAAAVVFPMVLIPNLTIWLAAWIDPQIPWLLAQDTFGKPIPEVFVAACIATYTAHLIHGARLSAFQARRLAQYKIKRLIGEGGMGRVYEAEHLLLKRSCAIKLIQPERSGEGEALQRFEREVRATAKLTHPHTIEVYDYGQTNEGVFFFAMELLPGMNLREIVKRTGAMPAPRAIHFLIEICEALQEAHKASLIHRDIKPANVFASQRGGIEDYTKLLDFGVVRDATLDLDPHTAAVEAQRITGTPDYMSPEQVATPSLVGPPSDLYSIGAVGYYLLTGRPPLTGGSLQEVMRAKLTQTPEPPSTHAADVPADLEAILMRCLSTNPGGRPGSAAELLNELRACESAGRWSEEDASAWWIAQTD; this is encoded by the coding sequence TTGAGCAGCGAGATAGCGTTGAACGAACAGCAATACGCAAAGGTCAAGGATGTTTTTTCTCAAGCGATTGCTACTCCCGAGTCGCAGTGGTCGGGAATCGTCGCTGCGCTGGCAGCAGAGGATCCGATCGTCGCCGAAGAGGTCCGGTCGCTGTTGCGGCATCATCGCGACGTGACGGTCCTCGATTCGCAACCTCAAGAATCGACCCATCCCACGCCGCCGACCGCGATCATGCCTGGTGACGCGGTCCGGCGAGCGATCGATTTCGTCGATCCCGAGGTTCCAGTCGATACGTTTCTGGTGCAACGCGAGATCTGGGAAGAGAACCGTCAGATCTTGCGGCGGCGGTTGATCGTGATCGCCATCGTGATGTCGTTGTTCATCGCGGTTTCGATGATCCGGTTGATGACCTATCACTACGCCGCGGTTGGCTACGGAGCTCGGGGCGTCGCGCTGCTTGTCAGCCTGGGGGCCGCCTGGGTGTTGCATCGCGATCACAAGCTGAGTCTGCGGCGGCTGCGGATCATCGAATTGATCGTGATGGCAAATGTCGGGGTGCTGGCGTCGGTGATCTATTTAAGGATGCTGTTGGACGCCGCGATTCGCCAAGACGTCGTCATGTTTGTCAGCATCAACAACTGGCACTTCTTCGCTTGGGCGTTGCTGATCTTGATCTACGGGATCTTCATGCCCAACAACTGGCAGCGCGCCGCCGCGGTCGTCTTCCCGATGGTCCTGATTCCGAATTTGACCATCTGGCTGGCCGCTTGGATCGATCCACAGATTCCGTGGCTGTTGGCTCAAGATACGTTTGGCAAACCGATTCCGGAGGTCTTTGTCGCCGCATGCATCGCGACTTACACGGCGCATCTGATCCATGGGGCTCGGTTGTCGGCGTTCCAGGCCCGGCGATTGGCTCAATATAAGATCAAGCGTTTGATCGGCGAAGGCGGAATGGGGCGAGTCTACGAAGCGGAACATCTGCTGCTAAAACGCTCCTGCGCGATCAAGTTGATCCAGCCCGAACGCAGCGGCGAGGGGGAGGCATTGCAGCGGTTCGAACGCGAGGTGCGGGCGACGGCGAAGTTGACGCATCCGCACACGATCGAAGTCTATGACTACGGCCAGACAAACGAAGGCGTCTTCTTTTTTGCGATGGAGTTGCTGCCGGGGATGAACTTGCGCGAAATCGTCAAGCGGACCGGAGCGATGCCGGCGCCCCGGGCGATCCATTTCTTGATCGAAATTTGCGAAGCGTTGCAGGAAGCGCACAAGGCCAGCCTGATCCACCGGGACATCAAGCCGGCGAACGTCTTCGCGTCGCAGCGCGGCGGAATCGAGGACTACACCAAACTTTTGGACTTTGGCGTCGTCCGCGACGCGACGCTCGATCTCGATCCCCACACCGCGGCGGTCGAGGCGCAGCGGATCACCGGAACGCCCGATTACATGTCGCCTGAACAGGTAGCGACTCCCAGCCTCGTCGGCCCGCCCAGCGATCTGTACAGTATTGGCGCTGTCGGATATTACCTGCTGACCGGACGGCCTCCGTTGACCGGCGGTTCGTTGCAAGAAGTGATGCGCGCCAAGTTGACGCAAACGCCGGAACCTCCTTCGACTCACGCAGCCGATGTTCCCGCCGACCTCGAAGCGATTCTGATGCGCTGCCTGTCCACCAATCCCGGTGGTCGTCCGGGGAGCGCCGCAGAACTGCTAAACGAACTTCGAGCGTGCGAATCGGCGGGCCGCTGGAGCGAAGAAGATGCATCGGCATGGTGGATCGCGCAGACCGACTGA
- a CDS encoding sigma-70 family RNA polymerase sigma factor, with the protein MSVPELITAAKLGDTDAYAEVVMRYQDRLYGVMRHYVGCPILAEDIVQDAFVRAYIHLGSFRQESEFYTWLYRIALNARRSYSEKQRRWVPIESATESDRRHGRQVEESPSAEIERSESCEQVRQAMKRLDESFREVLVLREFEGYDYQKIAEILEIRIGTVRSRLSRARSQLRRELSAYEQSIN; encoded by the coding sequence ATGTCTGTCCCTGAATTGATCACCGCGGCAAAGCTGGGCGATACCGATGCCTACGCGGAAGTTGTGATGCGGTACCAAGATCGTTTATATGGCGTGATGCGGCATTATGTCGGTTGTCCGATCCTTGCCGAAGATATCGTGCAAGATGCGTTTGTGCGGGCCTACATCCATTTGGGATCGTTTCGCCAGGAGAGCGAATTCTACACGTGGTTGTACCGCATCGCGTTGAACGCCCGGCGATCCTATTCCGAAAAGCAGCGGCGTTGGGTACCGATCGAATCGGCGACCGAAAGCGATCGACGGCACGGCCGGCAAGTCGAGGAATCGCCATCGGCAGAGATCGAACGCAGCGAAAGTTGCGAACAGGTGCGGCAGGCGATGAAACGGCTGGACGAAAGTTTTCGCGAGGTGCTGGTGTTGCGTGAGTTCGAAGGCTACGACTACCAAAAGATCGCGGAGATCCTGGAGATCCGCATCGGTACGGTTCGCAGCCGGTTGTCGCGCGCCCGGTCACAGCTGCGGCGAGAACTTTCCGCCTATGAGCAATCGATTAATTAG
- a CDS encoding sigma-70 family RNA polymerase sigma factor has protein sequence MNDDSIDVARSLQQIVDGDPTAADRLMPEVYDQLRRLAQSMLNQESPSHTLQPTALVNETYLRMADQTRVDWQGKTHFFAIGAKMMRRILVDHARGKNRHKRGGQSQRIPLSDDMRVTNQKDEDVLAIEDALAKLATLDPRQAQIVELRFYGGLTVEEVANVLGVSKRTVEAEWTMLRAWLRRELGGELAD, from the coding sequence ATGAACGACGATTCCATCGATGTCGCCCGCTCGTTGCAACAGATCGTCGACGGGGATCCGACGGCGGCGGACCGTTTGATGCCGGAGGTCTACGACCAATTGCGGCGTCTGGCCCAATCGATGCTCAATCAGGAATCCCCCTCCCATACGCTGCAACCGACGGCGCTAGTGAACGAGACCTATTTGCGGATGGCCGATCAGACGAGGGTCGATTGGCAGGGGAAGACTCATTTTTTTGCGATCGGGGCCAAGATGATGCGACGGATTTTGGTCGATCATGCCCGTGGCAAAAATCGCCACAAACGAGGCGGCCAAAGTCAACGCATCCCGCTTTCGGATGACATGCGTGTCACCAACCAAAAGGACGAAGATGTGTTGGCCATCGAAGACGCCTTGGCCAAACTGGCGACGCTCGATCCCCGGCAGGCTCAAATTGTCGAGCTGAGGTTTTACGGTGGCCTGACGGTCGAAGAGGTTGCCAACGTGCTGGGCGTTTCCAAACGGACCGTCGAAGCCGAATGGACGATGTTGCGAGCCTGGCTGCGTCGCGAACTCGGCGGCGAATTGGCCGATTAG